In Cryptomeria japonica chromosome 5, Sugi_1.0, whole genome shotgun sequence, the genomic window CAATGAATGAAAAATAATACAAAGATTTTGAAAGTGAATGTGTATTAATAAACTAAACCCACCATTGTGTTCAATTCAAAATCCTTACAGATCTTATAAGCCTTCAATAAAACCAAACATCATTGTACTTTCCATCTAAAAAATCCAAAGAATAATTAAAACATAAAGAATATGGTAATATACTAAAAGCATTTGCACATAGCTATTTCACAGACCTTTGTTTCATCCAAGTGAAGGCTTCCTACACAAATGGAAACAAATTCTTCATCATGGTGGGTAAAATATGAGCCATTTGGTGTAAGCAAAATctttttatcattatcattatcaaaaGCTTGTAATTCAATTGTTTGAATACAATTATGATGTGCGCGTGCacgtatgtgtgtgtgcatattacatgcatatacatatacatatacatatacatatacatatacatatacatatacatatacatacatatgtatgtatgcatacatatacatatacatatacatacatatgtatatatgtatacatatacatataggggAAGCACACCCCCATGTTCTAATAACCATGCACTCCTTGTGCACCCAACCCCCTagtaaaatttcattaataaatttcacgtGTACTAATAGCTGCTCACTTTTTAAGGTTTTTTGCTCCATGATtgacccatttgtgcacaactactaggtcgtttgagcataagtattggcaattttaagtgtgCAGTTATTGGGGCACCTTTAAGTAGGTATTCGCTGACACTTTGAAATGTTTACTTTTTAACCCTTGCGTGCATAATCGATCCCACAAAGTGCTTTGTTACTACctaaagccaaaacaatagctaaaaATAGTTAAGCCACAtacaaagacaacaacaacaacaacaacaaaaaatcctcaaaatctgaTATACTATTTTGAATTTGTGAGtgtgcaaagttagctataatgactatTGATACACTTTccccatatgtgtgtgtgtaacaAAATCCTCTACAATTATTACCTAACCAAAAGATGGATTTTGTTTTACACGTATACATACTCTACATGCTAATCTCGGATCTGCAAAATACAACattcttttagaattttttttgtggTTTAACAACAATGGGATGCAGCATGAAGACTTCACTTCTGTAAAAACATTTTTTTAACAATTGTTTTGCAGTTTAATAACAATGGGATGCAAAATGAAGACTTCACTtctgaaaatttttaaaaaaattcgtcaattattttacaaattttagaaattgtgccgAATACTATTTTGTGTAGAACGACTTCGTATATTAATGAAATTCCGGATTATGAAAACATCTTAACCGGGCAAATATATGACGATTTTCCCATATGCTGACGAATATGCTCGGTAATGACGAATATTCCAAGTCAGTATCGGCTAACTGTCTGGCTTTTAAAAGTACGTCAAGTCACGAGAATTTTATGAGTTGCTTTGAGGGCGAATTCGAGGAAATTTCCAACTCGTGGCAACGAAAGGCGTCTGCAACTTCCAAATTTTAATTCACCGACTTCTTTTAAAAACTTTCCGGCCATCTCCAGCTTGTCTTGGACGGTTAGACAGCGTCGCGCAGTTTCCTATCCATTTCTGCATTTAATTTGTGCTACATGATTTCTCAAGGCGTCGGTGATGAAATCTATAATACGTCCTCCTTATCTCCTTGCAATTCATGCTCTACTTCTCTCTCAGAATTCTAGAAAAATATAAGGAGAAATACAATGGAAGAATTTCAGGATTTCTTGCCAATTATGGCGGAGAAATTGGGGGAACCCGATTTCATGAAGGAACTTTGTAAAGGATTTCGTCTACTGGCTGATCCACAACGGGGTTTGATCACCGTCGCGAGTCTGAGGAAAAATTCAGCAATTTTAGGTGTGGAATCTTTGTCAGATTCGGAAATAGAAGCGATGGTGCAGGAGGGGGATTTGGACGGCGACGGAGCTTTGAATGAGCATGAATTTTGTGTTCTGATGGTTCGACTGAGCCCTTCTTTCATGGCGGAGGCTGAAAATTGGCTACAGGAATCCCTGCTCCATGAATTGGAAGAAACGTTGAAGGATTGTAAAGCTTAAAATTCAGAAAAAATATTGTTTGCATATTTTTTTTTCACAGATCTTTGTCTGCCTTTTATCCCCTTTTTACTGGTATGTGAATGGCAATTTCTGCATCAAAGCTGCATTAGGATTTCTTAACGCTAAACACTCAACACATGGACTAGGGTTTCTCTTTTAGAAGGAGGGCAATCGTACGGCATTAAGAAAATGCAGTTAAagattaaatgaatatttttttaaaattaggtaTCTTAGATTAATAATTGTAAATCTTAAGTTCGGCCATTTATTCTTCATACAAAACAGTATTTGTCGAAAATATAAAATTTGTAAATTATAATGGATTTTTACATGATTTGTAAAAATGTAAAAACTCTACTGAAGATCAATTGTATTATGCAAATTTGTGTATTTGATAAGGTGGTGTTTTGTTTGGAGAATAGTCATCTCTATTGGAGAGGGATGGAGAAGTTTGttttaaagttgttagtgttgatgATGACTATCCATAAAAACTCCATTGAAAATCAATTCTCTTATGCACATTTGTGTATTTGATGAGGTGGTGTTTTGTTTGGAGAATAGTCATCTGTATTGGAGAGGGATGGAGAAGTTCGttttaaagttgttagtgttgatgATGACTATCCATAATTGAACCAAATGTATTCTTTAGATCTAAAAAACAACAATTCATGTGATGTCACCTCAGCACACCAATGGAACATGACTTGGTGCATAAGTATCTCTCTCACATTTTTTTGGactttttggacaccttgacaaaaagcatgttGGTGTGGcattgaaaccttagttataagtaggggacttgccaagtaagttgatGTAAAAaagggagtgatttgaaatttccacataaaaTTTTGAGAAGCGTAATTTATGATGCTCAACTCTTAGATCCTCTCCCCTATTTGTGATGTAATGAAATCATTCcaatataaaaaattgataaattgaGCTTTAAAAGGGTTAAAGATAATTCAATATAAAGAATTAGACAAATACATTATACTTAATATATCAGGTGGGGTCATCTTTAATGAAAAAATATAAGGTGAAGGTTCTATTAGTAATGATTCAAAATCAAGTAGTCACAACTCCTCCTAATACATCTCATCTCTATTACTAAACATTCTAGGAAAATAAAATGTGATGAAGAATGGGAAGTTAAGGATTTCAAGGCTACATATTTGTTCAACGAATGATAGCAAAGGGTTTGACTTCACTTCAAACGACTTCAATCCAAACTCTAGATCTTTTAAGCTAGCTATAATATGAGGTGAAACATGGAATTGcaacaaatttcatatttttcatgtaTGGGAAGTTATAACCAACAATTACATTTCATTTAATCTCTAGTTTAGTTTACAAAAGGCTAAATATGAACATTAATTTTTTGTTTATCATTTGGATCAAGGAGTTTATATATGCTTATCTTATGTGGAAGATAATGAGCCTCAAGGAAATAGATTAGTGATAATCAACAAATTAGTATTCAAAAATTCATTTGCTATCTTGCAAGCCTAAAAAGGAATTCAAAAGATTTTTTAAAATGTTATCTAGTTTTATCTTGTGTAGAAGATGAAGAGGCTTGAGGAAACtaatttttattttctcattgtGTTATTATTTTGGTATAAATGCTTATACATGACTAGAAAGAAGGGGAAGGGGATTTAAAGTGAGAAAGTTCCAAGTCCACAGCATATCCTTCATACGAGCTTACCATGAGCTAAACATTTTATTAATAACATATCTCAACAATCCATCTTAGCATCAATGGCAATGGTACTTTTTCAAATGCTTGGTAAAATTATGTGTATTGAAATTCTAGTATATCTTATGACATGAACGTTTGATGGTTTATCTTCACTTTAATCAAACGATCTAAATTCTTTTCAATCATGAATTTTCCATATATTTGCCTAAGCAAATAATAATAGTCCAAAAAGTTTATGGGAGAGTACTAAATCTTAATATTTATTTCTTGCAATCCCATTGTCCCAATAATCTTTTTAGTTCTTTTAAGCATGTGTGAGAGCAAAACTCTAAAGTTGTGAAAAGGGGGAGGTATAATAAATTGATAAAATACAATCGGTTTTGATCAAAAGAAGGGTCTTGATTTTCTCCTAAAATATTTTTTAGGTGGAttctaataatttaaaaaaaaaagaggtagTATAAAGTAATAAAATACAATCAATTTTGAACAAAAGAAGGGTTTTGTTTTTCTCATGAAATATCTTTTAGGTGGATTCTCATAATTGAAATAACTTGTAACAATTTTTGACTTGAATGTTTAAGATATAATTCATGATCTTTAAtatcataaattaaattaaaaaaatcatagaatTTGATCCAAAACATTTCGTTTAAAAAATTGCAAGCTTGAATAATCTATTTTAATAGACTTTGAAAATTTAATGTTATTTAGAATTGCTTATTATACAAATTTTTGGtttatctttttatttaatttttattattataaatacttATTTAAAAAGTTCCAACAGGTTGTGGCCAAATGTTATTCTCGTGTTAGAGACCAAGATTCGAATTCTCCAAGTGACATCTAAAGCATTGATGGACATTACGCATTGTCAAAATTGCAATATACTCATTGGACAAATAATAGAACTATGATAACTCGATAAAAATAATAACTAAAACATTATCCCTATATGTTAAATTTATTAGTACAACACTAATAAAATGATAGAACAATATCCTTCAACTCAAAATTGTAAGTATAATTGTATTCTCATGTGTAAGGAGAATTAGAGTAATATCCTCATAAATAAAATTGTTTCGGTAACCAATCTTGTTTATTAAAAATTGTTTCAAATTATTAGCTTAGTCCGTGTAGAAGATGTTAATTTTGTAATTAGGGATCCATATAAAAAGTACTTTCAAATTATTAGCTTAATCCAtatagaagatattaattttgtaaTTAGGGATCCATATAAAAAAGAAGACGTTAATTTTGTAATTAGGATCCATATAAAAAGCACTTTCATCCGTGTAGAAGATGTTAATTAAGTGGCCTATGCAGGTCTCGAACCTGCGACCTTCGCGTTATTAGCACGACGCTCTAACCAACTGAGCTAATAGGCCTTCAGTTGAAAACCTTCTGTCTTTTTTTAATTTGACTTATTCCATTTCGATGGTTATCTTTTATACCATTGGGAATTTCTCGGGGATGGGAGATACCTAACATATTCCTCTCTTTAGACCGAAAATACATTTCGACATGCTCTAAAGAAAAATAttaagaataaattaattaataaatgagcaTTTACAATAAGACATTGAAATAAATGctaataattttaaataataaataatgatattGTTAAGtgttatatttttatttgttgttaAGTGTATAAGAAATGATTTTAACAAAGTTATTTTTAAATTATCAAAGTGATGTATATATATGGAATTAATCTTATAACTGTGAGTTTGGCATTTGAATTTTTTAGAAGTTTGTCTATGCATAAAAAACTAGTTGGTATGGTCAGGAGTTACATATGATATGAATATCATGTCTTTGTGTCAAACACCATTATCATGTCAagccaaaaaaaaattaacattgatTGAGCACATCAATTGATTCTTCAATATGTCTAGGTTGTAATACGAATGCTAAATATTTGATGTATTtcttaattagattttttttttcaaatgttacatatttttttaaaatatgctAGATATTTTAAACCAATTAGGACTTTCCTTCAATGCAATATCTTGGCATGTAATTGAATTTTTTATGCATCTAGTCAACTCATAATGACTAGTTAAAGAGAAAATTTAGACTCAAGATTTGAATTTGAAGTTTAAAAGATTAAAGGTCATTTTCATAACTGTACATTTAATCCAAATCATTTAAGCAGTTGTTAATTGACAAAGGCAAATAAATGGATGGAACCAAGGATCAATTCTAGACCCTTAAAATAAGTACATATCAAATCAAACTAGGATCAATTTATTGACCAAATTTCACATGAAATATACATTATTTTGCATACCAATCATTGCATTATGAACAAATAGATTTGTATGAGGTCAATACAGAGAGGAAAGTGCAAAGTATGTAATTTTAAACGTGATAATTTCTTCTACTTTAactagtgtagacgtataaatctaaccactttcctaagtgaatatttaacattcattttaaccacattctccttattaattaaattctatttaattaatttcttcacattcgtctatttgattaaatgaattactcaatttatttaattaaattcatcttaaactttttctagcctttgattaaataaatcactttatttaattaattcccctttctccctttttaattatatttacatttaattaaattgatccttgcaaataaataaatctaatttatttatttaaatctcccacttgtatttatgcaagttgcatctatttagttgaaataaaataattttattttaattaaattccttttccctccacttgcattttcctacatctcccacttgcttcctaaaccccttctagattcttctaatccattacaattagcctaatccatctcctaatttttgtcacaatcctaagcaaagagaagccacttctcaaagcctccaaagtctttgaaatgcattaaaggtcttatgtcctcaacaagttaaccctcaaagtcttccaaaccatttaaggctcttgcataaccattaatggttagctcaaccttcttgcatgattagagactttctctctaactcaacccgcatctaacccaagggtctcatcaagcattcatggctttaaccttggttatcctattaacctttgcacaagagtttaccccttgtataaaagctttatccaatggatgaccctaacctaaccttaacccttacctcctaagacAACCTTCATGTatttttaagcatttaatgcttcttacatctcctctcaatcaacctcttgttgataattgtcaccatttcattgttgagaattgtgaacatgaattgattaactttcaatcctaacccttgttaagattatttgaCTTTGACCATCCATtcccctattttccctataaatagaacccattccttcttcaaaaagaatccaagtctttgtgcatcaaacttatagtcattttactagtcattttagcctctctttgttaaatcatcataatagcatttagaagcattttaatatcatagaatatccaagttagactagtatatcattgctaggataatctGCTAATCTTATTATCATCTTTATGCTAGTTTAATTATCATAATTTCGATATCatatacatcttagaatgcattcatacatataaatcaaacatcactcattcttggagttgtcattcctaagtcacttttctcagtgatctgagagcaaagacattgactttagggatcctatgagatagagaacaataggACACCCCTTGGCaagttgatctatttgaatatagttcttataacttgcaccaagagtctcattggtgtgtgggtcttttgaatcTGAATTTTATGCTTTTGTCTCCCTCATTCCCCACATACAACTTGTATATGAGCTATAATGAAGATGCATTCCAACATAAAGTAAGCAATCAAGCACTTATAAAAGTATATAGTTATGGATGTAGATATCCATTTAGTGCATATTCTCATATAATGAAAGCTTCATCTAAAAATATGCAAATATAGAAGAGAAAAAATAATTAGCAACCTCCACCAAAACCATCTAAAATAAGCATAAGCATAATTATTAATTGTATGAAAAAAAGGAGAAATAACATTAAGCTTGTAAATAGCTATAGGTATTTCTAAGGGATATAAATAAGCTACTTCCTAACAAAAACTAGTGTAACATTGCATAAGAAACTAAATAAATACTATATTTGACAACTAGAATGATTATACATAAGCACCTAAAGTTATACTACACTTGGTAGCTATAAAACTAAATAAGGTTTTCATAGACCATGAGATTGAATCCAAGAGAGTGGTGTTAGTAACCTTGTCTCTCCTCTAATTAGTTGTATGCAAAAGATGTAAATAATGTGGAGGAAAATAAATAAGATGAGATAAACTAtcaataaagctcaatgatgtaCATAACAATATAAAGGTAGTATTATGTAATAGCATAAAAGGGGAGTAAGTGGTATGCCAATAAATTCTCCATTGATAATAGGTAGCAAGATGTCTCAAATGTGCCAAATATGGTCATAAATATTCATAAGACAATAGATAATGCATATTGGCATATCAATGAAATGTGGTATATCATCATGGTAAGATTTATGAATAACATAATAACCATGGGCCTATATAATATAATCATGACTAGTGTAAACGTAAGAGAAAAAATGGATTCATGTAAAATCTAAATACATAAGCATAATAACCATACAAAATCTTGTAACTATCATAGAGAAATATCATAATGTCACAcaatataaataataatgataatcatAAAAATTATAATAGAATTTACCTAGAGACTATGTGGCATCATGTAGTATGAACCATGAAAGACGTGCATCTCTACCTATTCATTCTTAAAAAATGATCTCAAAAGAAATGTTGGTTTTGAAACAAGGAATAAATTCAtgacaaatgtgtgtgtgtgtgtatatataccaATACAACATATAAAGTAAACAATGTATAGAAATGTGAATCCTTGGAAATAATCCCTTTACACTCATTACAAGATATCTATTTTTATCTCTTCCTTGGTTAAAGAATGGTGTCCTTTAACAAatcttcttcctagcttggaacacATGCATTTTTGTTGAGGATATCT contains:
- the LOC131028787 gene encoding calcium-binding protein KIC encodes the protein MEEFQDFLPIMAEKLGEPDFMKELCKGFRLLADPQRGLITVASLRKNSAILGVESLSDSEIEAMVQEGDLDGDGALNEHEFCVLMVRLSPSFMAEAENWLQESLLHELEETLKDCKA